One genomic segment of Coffea arabica cultivar ET-39 chromosome 6e, Coffea Arabica ET-39 HiFi, whole genome shotgun sequence includes these proteins:
- the LOC113695904 gene encoding uncharacterized protein isoform X2, with protein sequence MGFAQALFACAPLPPPPPPLHQKSSSVPTWHFSSFTASPRHSQFNNLYQEHEELGFKKQKKKKKKKKENHNSILESHRPYKTAPTHTQYKREEVRDGKVCDESQSLDFVSHFSTRRGGDKGGKEGERKPTGEDEEGLDVGWPKPEEEEEEEDSGGPVVCKGIAKGTRRRQIMKRSTMIAKQVISIQSALSLGFVSQLWVDTNAWAVLFVEVKPNLLSSELERFSLDELAKVGDVVLVEDESVMENDFKLIGFETLVGYTVATPGRRNIGKVRGYNFDINSGVVESLEIDSFGISIIPSSLMLCCCITGEHLCIIG encoded by the exons ATGGGATTCGCCCAGGCCCTCTTCGCCTGCGCGCCGctgccaccaccaccaccaccactgcATCAAAAGAGTAGCAGTGTTCCCACATGGCATTTTTCAAGCTTCACTG CTTCTCCTCGCCACTCCCAATTCAACAACTTGTACCAAGAACATGAAGAATTAGGGTTCaagaagcagaagaagaagaagaagaagaagaaggagaatcACAATAGCATTCTGGAAAGTCATCGTCCGTACAAGACTGCTCCAACGCATACCCAATATAAAAGAGAAGAAGTACGAGATGGAAAAGTTTGCGACGAATCCCAGTCCCTCGATTTCGTCTCCCATTTTAGTACTAGAAGAGGTGGCGACAAGGGCGGCAAGGAGGGAGAGCGCAAGCCAACAGGAGAGGACGAGGAGGGATTGGATGTGGGATGGCCTAagccagaagaagaagaagaagaagaagatagcGGTGGTCCTGTTGTCTGCAAGGGGATAGCAAAAGGGACTAGGAGGAGGCAAATCATGAAGAGGTCCACTATGATCGCCAAGCAAGTTATCAGCATTCAATCCGCCCTCTCCCTGGGTTTTGTTTCCCAGCTCTGGGTCGATACAAATGCT TGGGCGGTGTTATTTGTAGAGGTGAAGCCAAACTTACTTTCCAGTGAGCTAGAAAGGTTTTCCTTGGACGAGCTTGCGAAG GTTGGGGATGTGGTGCTCGTTGAAGATGAGAGTGTGATGGAAAATGACTTTAAATTAATTGGATTCGAGACGCTG GTAGGATATACTGTTGCAACTCCAGGTCGGCGAAATATTGGAAAA GTGCGTGGATACAATTTTGACATTAACTCTGGGGTAGTGGAGTCTCTTGAGATTGATTCATTTGGGATATCCATCATCCCGTCAAGTTTG ATGCTTTGCTGCTGTATTACAG